aaaaataaaaataaccatAGGAAACACCAGAAACAGGTATTCTAAACCTAAGTTGGGCTTGGATCAAGGTTGATTTAGATTTCCTGCCCAACCATTAGCTGAAGATGTTTTGTCTAGGCTTGGATCGATGTTTTGTGGGCTTGGATCAAGGTTAATAACATAAATTATTAACATTAATTAGGTAACTAGAGTTTTATTCTTTAATCAAATCCCCTATCTCatggaaaataaaatatcaatttatttgattCACAGAATCAAGACACAAAGTCAACCCTCCGATTGTTTGCTTGGATTTCTATAATCTACTTATGATGTCTCATCAAATAATTCATTATCATTACATAATGCTGTCTGACTGCTGTAATGATTAAGTAAACTCCTTGCTTAACACTATGTTAAAATTATGCAAGGAGAGAGATAGAAGGAGAGGGGATGAGGAGGGTTAAATTTTACAAGAAATACTGgtgattatatttattttttaaatttagtagtattttaattaaaatgaaatttatgatttgtatttaatctaaatataataaataaataaattaatttgatgaattatatgaataaaattatatatgttcgagaatttcaagtttttgtttgatttcataaaaaaattaaaaatatttattctcttaaTAGAGTGGAAGTAAGTTATTTTTGAAAAGTTTATTTTTAGAAAGTAACCcatttaaacaaaataaaatcaaaattgataaattttatgaatGTGGAAATCTAATACAATTGCTGATTAAAAATTGAGGCACAAAATTGAAGTGGGTGAAAAATGTGGCAAAAGCACACTGCCAAATTCAAATCATGGAAAGCCAAATGAGAGTTTTGACTATAATTCAAAGCACAATTTCATGTGGGAAAAAAAATCCCCAATCCCACATGAACACCACCCTACAAGTACTATTGCTAAAAGTCTACCCTTTTCTCAAATAGACAAATCACTGATCCATTTTCTTGTAATTATCCTGAAAAAGGCCTAAACAGCAAGTTGCTTTTGATGGGTGGATTCATCTTCACTGAAACAGCAATGGAGTTTTAGGGGCCTTGAAATATTTAGAGGATTGTCTAATTCAACAGAAGATTGCATCATCTCTCTTTGGAGGTATGAGCAGTAAGTGTTGAAAGTGGTGGGCGTCACATTTAATTGGAAACCTAAACCAAACAAGAAATCCACTTCAAGAAGGTTCATCTCTGCTGTGCTGATCCCTCCAACTTTGGCATAGTATGCATTGTTGTAGTATCTGAAAAGCCCAAAAACCAGAAACCCATTAGCCAATATCCATTGATTTAAGATTTGCTAAAacctaaaataaaatattagcaCACTTTGAGATGGAAATGATACCCTGCGGCAATCAATAAACACAGCCAAGTAGGGCAAGGTAGGGTCTTTCTTTCCGATGCCCAAAATAAAAGGAGTATAGAAGGCTAGCAAgtgatttttcttcctttttttttttggaaaaagagaaagaaaaaaaaagaaaatgcatGAGCTTGATTGAGCTGTCACTGACTCTATCTCTCTTTGATAATGACACATGCTTAACATTTGCTCCAGGTTGGTGGAATTTGCAGGCATGCCTAATATGGACACCGACAAAAACGCCACAAACTTTGGTGATTCTGTGTAATAAAAATGGAGGTTTTCACATGGGTGTCTTCTTTTCCTTACAATCCTTTGTTTCAAACCTCGATATTAGTTCATAACTGAGATGATTTAACCGAATATTCTCTGTTACTGTTAGTCCTAGAATCCCAGATCATAGCTATCTTTTGAAAGCAAGTAGACGAATGGTTATAACTAATAAATCAGACAAAACATTGATAGAAGACTTAATCATCACTAAGCAACAAAAATAGAACAAGAAATTGAGAGATCATCGAAATTCAATCCACAAGGAAAACCCAGAAAAATAATGACAaagttttgaagaaaacataCATGTCATCCAAGAACTTGGCAGAGACCAAGACGCTGGTGATAAGCAGCCGATGAACATTGAAAGAATTGATAGGAAAAGAAGGCTGTTTGTGGGCAAAGCGATCAAGATACACATAAGCGACCACGAAGCAGGAGGGACTACAATTGGCGTACTTGAAGATTCTCTCCAAATAGCTTTGAATGGATATGTTAGGCCTGGTGAGGCCATGAAAGACCGAGATTCTCTGCGGGTGTAGCTGATGGGTATGATCGTTTGACTCCGCCACTCGTTGGAGGAGAGAGGACAGAAATGTAATGATCTTAGGCATCACTACAGTGGCCTCTAAATCCGCCATTGTTGATGAgcttaattagatttttttggCTGTTTGAGCAGAACTTTAGCTAGCTGTTTTGTATAAAACTCAGCCTGGTTATTGTGGTTGTGTGGCGTGTGAGGATGGATTTTGGTTGCTAATATTCTGTTtttatatgaatattttatttaattataatttacagGTAGCTTCCAATCTTTTTAATAATGACTCATATGGATCTGGAACtcgtcattttttattttattttattttaattttttgcctCTTTGTGGTATTTTTTACCCTCTTCTCCTTTTGGTTGCAGAAAATGATGATAGTAACAAATTGGATTCAAAAACTGATGACATGAAAGCTGGGACTTTAATTActttaataattatgaaaatttagggTTTAATGATGCATGTCTAATAAGTTTATAcacatttttttctattttccatATTTCACAATTGAATTATGTTTTAATTCATACCATGTTAATTAttagtaaaatatattataaaattttctttaaaaaaaatttttaattttttgctttgtCTTTTTTGGTGGGTGGAGTTTGGCAAGAATAGGACACAATAAGGATTAAGTCCCCACAAGTCACATTGTGTTTCTCATAGC
This Manihot esculenta cultivar AM560-2 chromosome 6, M.esculenta_v8, whole genome shotgun sequence DNA region includes the following protein-coding sequences:
- the LOC110617785 gene encoding cyclin-U4-1, translating into MADLEATVVMPKIITFLSSLLQRVAESNDHTHQLHPQRISVFHGLTRPNISIQSYLERIFKYANCSPSCFVVAYVYLDRFAHKQPSFPINSFNVHRLLITSVLVSAKFLDDIYYNNAYYAKVGGISTAEMNLLEVDFLFGLGFQLNVTPTTFNTYCSYLQREMMQSSVELDNPLNISRPLKLHCCFSEDESTHQKQLAV